CGTTGACCGTCTTGCCGAAACGGACGGTCTCGTACCCCCGGCGTTTCGCAACAATTCGATAATCGAAACTGATGTTCGAACGCCCGCCCGAACTTTCGCGGACCTCAAATGAGGTCTTGGTCTTTTTCGAAACGTACAATCCACGTGTATTTCCGTTCGCCGTTAAGAACACCTTGTAGGGGACATCCGTATTGGTGGCCTCGGCAAACGTCGGATCGATATTAATGACCGCCCTGCCATTCTTGAGCGAAACGGTACCGAAATCTTCGAACCAATAATCAGGTGACTCGTTCGCATAGAGCAGAGCCTTCGTTCCGTCTGCGAGTGAAATAACGTTGTTCTTCGAACCTGTGACATTCAGATTACCGTTCACGGAGATCGACTGGGTTGTCGTCTGGCCGGTAACCGCGAGACCGCCCAACTGAATAAGCAGTCCATTAGTAGTAACGGTCAAGCCGTTCACGATCGCGCCATTCTGAACCGTCAACCCATCGCGAGCAGTGATCCGGTCGAAAGCATCGATCTTACCTTGTGTCTCGACGTCGCCGTTGCTCTTTACAACGAAAGGCGCTGAACTGCCATTGCTTCCATGAAAAAGATATCCATTGCCGCCGGCTGTGACCTGTGCATCGACCGCAATACCATCCGGACTAACGGCCTGCCCAGAAATGCCAAGGGTCCGTCCCGTCGGGCTTGTTGCGATACCGATGACGCCGATCGCTTCGGCCTCTTTCGCTAACCCGGTACCACTCGCAATTCCGACCACACCAACGCCGTTCTGAGAACTGGATATTCCCAAAAGTCCAGCGGTCGTGCCGGTGGGCGAGGTCGAGCTTCCCTTTACGGCCGCGGGTGGAAGATTTGCCGGACTTGGGTTTGAAATTCCGGCCTGTGTATTGGTGACGATCAGCCTCGCCGCCGGGTCGGCTCCGGTCAATGGGCCCGTTACTGACACTGCCGTTCCCGCTGAATCGGCGGTTCCGGCAGACGAAGACCGGATCGCATAAGCTGCGGCCGCGATCAGCGTTCGCGGTGACAACGAAATGCCCCCGACGGATACCTGCAGATATCGATTCGGACCCGAAAATACGCCACCTCCGAAATCAAGCTGTACGGTAAAGACCCCGTTTGTCACCTGCACCGCGTTGATCGTTATCGTGGAACCGACCTGTCCGCCGCCCGACTGTGCGTCGAATACGGCAAATTCCATCGCGAAACTGCCGGTTGCGGGTTGTCCGGCCTGGGTGAGATAGCCTTGATAGGTGAAGATCGTCGGTTGTGCCAACGCCAATGCGGGCAACACGGCGATTACGGTAATTGCAGCGAAAACGGCATTTCGGATCAGTCTTGACATGCGCAGTTCCTCCTTTTGCGCGCGCAGTTATAGCACAACTGGAATGAATGTCAACGGTTCCGTTCACCAGCTCTGATCGATCAATGGCAACTAACGAATAGGTTCGCGTAGGATCGTCTCGGCGGTAAGTCTGGCGGCTGCGGCCACACGAGGGTTCGAATCCTTTAAATTTGCGATCTGCATCAACGCTTCGCCGGTCCGCGAAAGCAGCCGAACGAGGTCGCCTTCTTCGGCTTTGGTTCGCTGCACGAGTACGTCCCATTCCATTCCGCCGGCCCATCGCTCGGCCGCAGCGGCGGCTGAGAGGTTGATCTCTTCGACGGGTTCCGTGCCGAAACGCCATTCTACGCGTGAGACCTCGTAAATGATGTCCTCAAATCCGGCAATAATATCAAGAAGTTCATTCGACAGATAAAGGTCGCCGTAGTTGCGGTCAGGATCGGCGGCCAGCGAAGCCATCAAACCGGCAACGGCCTTTGGTTGGATATCGTCAAAGATACCGTTCTTTATCGCCTCACCGACAAGCAGCGGCCTGTCGACACGAACATCGGCCAGCCATTCGCCGCTTGGCTCTACGGTCTCAGAGGCGAAATCGATATAGCCGAAATGGTCGAGCACCCTTGCGCGGTTCTCGAACGGTTTCCAAATGTTATCGCGAAGGTGCTGAATATCTCGGTCGATCTTTTCGAGCGTCGACGCGTCACGAGCACTTTCCCACAAAAATTCCGAGGCCGGCCCGAAATCCGCGATCAAACCGTCGAGTAGCACGGTCGCTGCATCCGAAGCCCTCTCGGACGAGAGTTTTGGTTCCATTATCGGCGGATTTTTCTCTTCGAGTGTTTCCATGAACGCATTCTCGATGGCCGCCTCGTTCAATGTGTATGTCCGTTCAAATACACGATTTACGCGGTCGAGCGGAAACGTTCGTCCAGCGCCGTCGTCACGCATTGCGCTGACCGCATCAGAGCGAACACTGACGACCATGAAGAAACGCTTGGAACTGCGGCCCTGTGTCACGATCCGGCCAGGGATCACATTCTCGGTCAGCCAACGCCTTCGAAGGTCGGCTCGCGTTGACGGCGATCGCTCGTCCAACCGCCGCCGGGCACTCGTAAGCCTCTCAAAACCGCGAATTTGTTCGAGATCCATATCCGCCGATCTTGCTGAAGCCGCGTCTATCAGTTTGTTCTCAAGTTCGGCTCGCTGACGACGAAGACCGTCGATCCTGTTTGCGGTGTCTTGAAACGCAAAGCTCTTTTCGGCTATTTCGCGAAGCTGCTCAAAGTTGCCGAACGCATCCAAAAGGTTCAAGAGCGACGTATACGTTGCACGGAATTTCGATTCAAGCGGATCCGGCTTGGCTTTCAGCAGTTCAGCTATCTTTTTCGGATCCTGGAACTGTCCGGGTGCAAGTATCGCAAAGCCGACATTGTCTTTACCGCGCCGGCCGGCACGTCCGGTCATCTGCTGAAGCTCGCTTGCCGATAATGGACGCCATCCGTCGTTGCCGCGCGTGTCGGCATTACTGATAACGACGGTTCTAGCCGGGAAATCGACACCTGCAGCAACGGTCGAGGTAGCAAATATCGCATTTAACAGCCCTGCTGACATCATCTTCTCGATCACAAGCTTCCATGAAGGGATGTGGCCGGCATGATGTGAAGCGACGCCCGAGTTGACGAGTATTTTTGAATGCTTGTGCGAAATTATCTCGGGGGTCTCGGATGCCAGTTTTTCGAATAATTCTTTGCGCAGTCGAAATTTCTCGGGGTCACCGGTCTGGCGCTTGTCTGCGGCGACCTCCGCGGTAGCTTCGTCGCATTTGCGCCGCGTCGGAAGAAAGACGATCGCTGGCAAGAGATCGTATCCGCGGAGAGCGGAAATGAGCTTGTGCGGCGGGATCTCGGGCGGGCGTCCGTTCATTCGCACATTATCGCACAATTACTGGAATGCCCGGCCGCTGCGTAGCGGTTGTCTGATAGGTTCAGTATTCTTATAGTTGGAAAGATGTTGAAAGTGTTGTTGAAGATAGGCGGTGTACTCTTGATACTGTTCGTTGTTCTGATCGGCGCGGCATTCTGGAGCGATTCCGATGAGGCCATTTTGACGACCTATGTACGCAATGAACAAAAGCCCACGCTAAAGCCCGGATGGAAAGGAAACCCGGTCGATCAACGCGGACGATTCATGAATGATGAATTTCCGTATTTGCCGAGAACGGCTTCGCTGCTGAAATGGCAGACGAGCACAAATCGATTCAAGGCTGAAAAGGAGGCCGACACGTATCGGCCCGACGTTCTTGATCCTTCGGCTTTCCTTGCGGGCGATCAGGACGGAATACTCTGGCTCGGTCACGCATCTTTCTTCGTTCGGCTGGCGGGTAAAGGCATATTGATCGACCCTATCTTTGGGACGCCGCCTTTCGTTACAAGATATACCGAGGTGCCGTCGCCGCTCGATAAAATACAACGAGTCGATTATGTCCTCAATACTCACGATCATCGAGATCACACGGATGAAACGACGCTCAGGCAGATCGCGGCCAAGTTCCCAAATGCCAAGTTCATCGCCGGTCTGAACTCGGAAGATATTTTGCGGGAATGGTCGAAAGCGTCGAACACGATCGCGACGACCGGATGGTTTCAGGAGTTCGAATTGAACGACCCTGACATAAGAGTTTATTTCGTGCCGGTCCGCCATTGGTCGCGCCGGGGCCTATTCGACACGAATCAAAGATTATGGGGCGGGTTCGTAATTGAAAGTGGAACGACCAAGATCTATCACGGCGGTGACAGCGGGTATGGCCGTCATTATCGCGAAACCGGCGAGGTATTTCCGAACATCGATTATTTTCTTGTTGCAGTCGGCGCCTATGAACCCCGCTGGTTCATGGAACCGGTGCACACCGATCCGAGCGATGCGTTGCAAGCGTTCCGCGATATCGGAGCGAAGATGCTCGTGCCGATGCATTATGGAACGTTCGATCTCTCAGATGAACCTCCGGGAGCACCGCTTCGTGAACTTTTGCAGCAGGCCGAAAGAGACTTGCTGCGTGATAAGATACGCGTGCTCAAGATCTTCGAACCGATCGAGATCGACCGCTCAGCCGTGAAATGAACCAATGCAAGGGTGATTCGGAGACCGTGATACCGGTAATTTGAGGAGAACAAATATGGTAGATCGTCGTGAGTTTATCGGAGCTGTTTCGGCGGCCGGCATCGGACTCGTTTCTACGAGCAAGGGTAACTCGGCGTGCATGATGGAAGTTCCCGTCACCAGCTTTGAGGAAGCAACGATCGCCGATCTAAAACGAATGATGGAAACCGGCGAGGTGACCTCGGTCGATATAGTTCAAGGATATTTGCGCAACATCGAGACGTTGGATAAAACGATCAACGCCATCATCGAGGTGAATCCAGAGGCCGAAGAGATCGCTGACGCCCTCGACCGAGAGCGGAAAGCGGGCAAGATCCGCGGCCCGCTGCATGGGATACCGATCGTTCTCAAGGACAATATCGACACGGCGGACAAGATGAAAACTACTGCCGGAAGCCTCGCATTGTTGAATTCTCCTGCACCTGAGCGAGACGCCTCGATCGTAGAACAGTTGAGAAATGCAGGTGCCGTAATCCTCGCAAAAACGAATCTGAGTGAATGGGCGAATTTTCGATCGACGAGTTCGATCAGCGGCTGGTCCGGCCGCGGCGGGCAGACAAGGAACCCCTATATCCTTGATAGAAATCCGTGTGGTTCGTCATCGGGGACCGGGGCGGCGATCGCATCGAACCTGGCCGCGGCAGGCATCGGAACCGAGACCGACGGCTCGATAGTTTGCCCCGCATCGATATGCGGGATCGTTGGTATTAAACCGACTGTCGGATTGTTGTCGCGGAGCGGCATCATACCGATCGCACATTCGCAAGATACAGCAGGACCGATGACGCGCACGGTTGCCGACGCCGCAATGCTGCTATCAGCGATGACCGGTGTCGATACGCGTGATTCAGCAACTGCGCAGAATGTGCGAAACGCAAGACGTGACTACGAGAGCTTTCTGACCGCCGATGGTCTGAAAGGAAAACGCATCGGCGTCGCAAGGGACTTCTGGGGCAAAAGGCCCGAGGTCGACGCAGTGACAAATACAGCTCTTGAAACGATCAAAGCCGGCGGTGCCGCATTGTTCGACGTAAAGTTTCCGACGCTCAGCGAATTTGGCGAAGCCGAATTTGAGGTGCTGCTTTTCGAATTTAAGACCGACCTCGAAAAATACCTGAACGAACGCAAAGCAGAATACCGAACATTTGCCGAACTCATTCAATTCAATATAGACAATGCCGCCCGCGAGATGCCGTTTTTCAAACAGGAAATATTCGAAATGTCGGCCAAGAAGGGGCCGCTTACGGACCGCGCATACCTTCAAGCATTGAAGAAATGCCAGCTGCTGTCCCGCAAAAAGGGAATCGATGCTGTGATGGATAAATTCAAGCTCGATGCGATCGTTGCACCTTCAAATGCGCCG
The DNA window shown above is from Chloracidobacterium sp. and carries:
- a CDS encoding MBL fold metallo-hydrolase, with protein sequence MLKVLLKIGGVLLILFVVLIGAAFWSDSDEAILTTYVRNEQKPTLKPGWKGNPVDQRGRFMNDEFPYLPRTASLLKWQTSTNRFKAEKEADTYRPDVLDPSAFLAGDQDGILWLGHASFFVRLAGKGILIDPIFGTPPFVTRYTEVPSPLDKIQRVDYVLNTHDHRDHTDETTLRQIAAKFPNAKFIAGLNSEDILREWSKASNTIATTGWFQEFELNDPDIRVYFVPVRHWSRRGLFDTNQRLWGGFVIESGTTKIYHGGDSGYGRHYRETGEVFPNIDYFLVAVGAYEPRWFMEPVHTDPSDALQAFRDIGAKMLVPMHYGTFDLSDEPPGAPLRELLQQAERDLLRDKIRVLKIFEPIEIDRSAVK
- a CDS encoding amidase, whose product is MVDRREFIGAVSAAGIGLVSTSKGNSACMMEVPVTSFEEATIADLKRMMETGEVTSVDIVQGYLRNIETLDKTINAIIEVNPEAEEIADALDRERKAGKIRGPLHGIPIVLKDNIDTADKMKTTAGSLALLNSPAPERDASIVEQLRNAGAVILAKTNLSEWANFRSTSSISGWSGRGGQTRNPYILDRNPCGSSSGTGAAIASNLAAAGIGTETDGSIVCPASICGIVGIKPTVGLLSRSGIIPIAHSQDTAGPMTRTVADAAMLLSAMTGVDTRDSATAQNVRNARRDYESFLTADGLKGKRIGVARDFWGKRPEVDAVTNTALETIKAGGAALFDVKFPTLSEFGEAEFEVLLFEFKTDLEKYLNERKAEYRTFAELIQFNIDNAAREMPFFKQEIFEMSAKKGPLTDRAYLQALKKCQLLSRKKGIDAVMDKFKLDAIVAPSNAPTWMIDTVNGDCGSNYVSSSSLAAVSGYPSITVPAGFVRELPIGISFFGRAWSEALLISIAYSFERSAKARRKPRFIETAK